Within the Acidimicrobiales bacterium genome, the region CCGGGCTGCCGTTCCAGCCAGTGATCGACACGCCGACCATTCCCGTCGCGCCGATCGAGGCCATCCGCGGCGGCAACGCGGCGGACGTGCGCGTCGTCACCGGCACGACGACTGACGAGTTCAAGCTGTTCGGGGCGATGCTGCGCGCCGCCAGCCAGCCGCTCGACACCGACGCGCTGCGCACGCGGGCCCAGGGCGCGCTCGGCGACCGCGGCGCGGACATCGTCGACGCCTACACCGCCAACCGTCCGGGTCAGTCGCCCGACGACGTGTGGAGCGCCATCGTCACCGACTTCATCTTCCGCATTCCCGCGATCCGCATGCTCGAGGCACAAGCGACGCAACGCGACGACGTCTACCTGTACGAGTTCGGCCACAAGTCGACGGCATTCGGCGGCGCGCTCGGCGCTTGTCATGCCATCGAGATCCCGTTCGTGTTCGACAACGTGCACAAGCGCGGCGTCGACGGTCTCGTGGGTGAGATCGGTGAGCGCGAGCGCGCCCTCGCGAAGGAAACGAACGGGGCGTGGATCGACATCGCGGCCGGCAAGGAGCCCTGGGAGCGCTACGACCTCGACCGTCGCGCCACGCGGCGCTTTGGCAGCGACACCCCCGGGCTGCTCGACGATCCGGCGGGCGACGAACGCGCCTTGTGGGAGGGCATTCGCTAGCCGGCGGACTGCGGCAGGCCCCGCCCGGGCACGACAGAACGTATGGGCCTACCCGATGAAGCGTTCGAGCAGTTAGCCGCGCTCAGCGGGGTCGTGCTCCGGCACGAAAACCTGCCGTCCGCCCTCGACGAGATCTGCTCCATCGCGGTGCAGAGCGTTCCCGGCGCGGAGGGCGCCTCGCTTACTTCCTTTTCCGAGGCCGGCCCGCACGCGGCCGCCGCCAGCGACGAGTGGGCCCGCACGCTCGACGAGACACAGTTCGTCGAACGAGAAGGACCCTGCCTCGACGCCGCCCGCAGCGGTTTCGTGTTCCGCGTGCGCGACGCCACCGCCGAGGCGCGATGGCCGTCGTACATGCCGCGAGCCGCCAAGCTCGGCCTCCGCAGCATGCTGTCGGTGCCGTTGACGTCGGAGGCGAAGCTCATCGGCGCGCTGAACCTGTACTCACGCCAAACGGACCGGTTCGAATCCGAGGACGTGTCCCTCGCCGAGGTCATCGCCGGGCACGCCAGCCTGGCGGGCCAGGTGGCTGCCGCTCTTTTCCAACACAAGGCACTCGCCGACCAGCTGCGCGAGGCGATGGCGTCGCGGGCCACGATCGAACAGGCCAAGGGCATCATCATGGTGACGCGGCAGTGCAATCCCGACGACGCCTTCAAGACGCTCGTCGAGCAGTCGCAGCACGAGAACCGCAAGCTGCGCGACGTCGCCACCGACATCGTGCGGCGCTACACGGCCTGACCCGGCGCGCCTGACAGGATGCCGGGCATGAGTTGGCCCGGAGCTACCGACGCGCCGCCCGATCCGAAGCGGTGGATCGCGCTGTTCGTGTTGTCGATGTCGCTGTTCATCATCGTGCTGGACAACACCATCGTGAACGTCGCCGTGCCGACGATCGTGCGCGAGCTGCACACCAGCGTCTCGGCGTTGCAGTGGGTGATCTCGGGCTACGCGCTCGCGTTCGCGTCGCTGCTGATCAGCTTCGGTCGCGTCGGCGACGTCATCGGCCGCCGGAAGCTGTTCTTCATCGGCGCCTTGCTCTTCGCCGGCGGCTCCGCGTTCGCGTCGGTGTCGCACTCGGCGTTGCAGTTGTTCATCGGCGAGTCGCTGATCGAAGGCGTCGGCGCGGCGATGATGCTGCCCGCCACCCTCGCCATCATCTCGGCGACGTTCCAGGGACGCGAGCGCGGCCTGGCGTTCGCGGTGTGGGGCGCAGTCGCCGGCGGCGCCGGAGCGCTCGGCCCCTACATCGGCGGCATCCTCACCAGTGACTACTCCTGGCGCTGGGCGTTCCGGGTCAACGTGATCATCGCTCCGGCCGCGGTGCTCGCCGCCGTGTTCGTCGTACGCGAGTCGAGGGACGACCGCGGCGGCGGGATCGACATACCGGGGCTGATCGTCGTCACGCTCGGGCTCCTCGGTGTCGTGTTCGGCATCATCGAGGCGGCGCGCTACGGCGCGGTGAAGGCGATCACATCGACGCGCGTCTTGGGTTTGTCACCGGTGCCGTGGTCGATCCTCGCCGGCGCGGCGTTCCTCGCCTTCTTCGTGGTGCTGGAGGACAGCCGAGCCGAGCAGGGCAAGCCCGTCATCTTCGACTTCCGTGACCTCGTGCACCGCGGGTTCCGCTACGGGCTGATCAACACGCTCGTGCTGGCGATGGGCGAATTCGGTGCCTTCTTCATCCTGCCGATCTTCATGCAGGCGTCTTTGCACCTGTCGGCCATCCGCACCGGGACGTGGCTGTTGCCCGCGGGTGCGTGCGCCTTCGGCGGCGGCTGGATCGGTGGTCTGCTGAGCCGCAGGTACGGGCCGAAGTATGTCATCACCGTCGGTCTGTTCTTCGAGGCGGCTGGCATCGTCGGCTACGCCATCGCGTTCGGTCCGCACACGACGTTCCTGTCGCTGCTGCCGGCGCTGGTTCTCCACGGCATCGGCATCGGGTTCGCCACCAGCCAGTTGACCAACGTCGTGCTGAGCGACATCCCGCCGCAGAAAGCGGGTTCGGCGTCAGGCGCGGCCGGCATGGTGCGCCAGGTCGGCACGTCCCTCGGCATCGCGGTGATCGGCGCCATCCTGCTTTCGCAGGCGGGATCGCACATCCGCGGCGACCTCAAGTCCGTGCCGGGCCTGTCACCGCAGGCGCAGGCCGGCATCGTCGACAACGTCAGCAACTTCGATTCCGCTGCTACCCGCTCCGGAGCGAACCCGGAGATCGGCGGCATCGTCAGCCGTGGCATCGCCGACGGCTCGGTGCCCGCCGCCGGCTTCGCCGCCACCGTCGTGTTCATCGGCGCGCTGCTGTCGATGCTGGTGCCCAACATCCCGCCTGACGCCCACCCCGGCCAGCTGGCGCAGCCGAGTGCGGCCTCTTAACCCGGGAGTTCGCTCAGCCCTTCCCATCCTGCGAGCGGGCGAGCGAGGCGCCAGTGCTGCTCGCCGAGGTTGGCGTCGAGGCGGTCGTCGAGCAGGTGGTCTCGTTGGAGGGGCGGAATCTGCGAGGCGTACGCCTGCAGGGCGCGGGTGCGGCGGGCGAGGTCGTCGTCGATCGGCACGACCGCCGGTGTGGGCCACCAACCCGAGCGGAACAGCGCGCTGATGCGCCACGCCAGCAGCCCGGGGATGTGTTTGTAGCCGGCGTCTTCGTAGCAGTACCACGCGACGTCGCCGAACTCGTCGAGGAGCAAGCGCGCCGCGGCGTGCGTGAGGTCGTGATCGGGATTGCCGAGGCCGAAGGGCACGAAGATCGCGGTGGGCGCCAGGTCCGTGAGGGCGACGCGCAGCGCGGCGGCTACGTCGTCGGCGGTCGCGCGCGCCGCGGCGTCGAGGTACTGATGGTCGACGAAATCGAGCCAGCGCGGCGCCGCACCGACCACCGCCAACGCCGCGACGTCTTCGTCGCGCCGGAGCGCCACGACGTCGTCGCCCGACGCGAATCCGCCGAGCGCATCCCACTCCGAGGGCGGATCGGGGTACGCGGCAGGAGGGCCGCCGAAGACGGTGAGCACCGTCGCGCCCGGATGCCGCGCCAGCAGCAAGCCAGCCCCCTGCACGGCGTCGTCGAAGTGCGGCGACACGACGACGATGCGTTGGAGGACGTCGTCACCCGGCAGATCGGCCCAGTCGGCGAAGCTCATCGCCGTCAGGTTGCCACGCGCGGCGACTGACGATGTCGCCGGAAAGACCATCGCATTTCTCGTCGCCAACGAAGGCATCGAGCAGGATGAGCAGCCCGTCGCGATGCGCTGAGTCGCTACCGTCGCGTGCATGCCGATCACGCGAGGGTTCAACCACGTTGCGACGCTGACCACCGACATGAACCTGACGGTGCGCTTCTACGAGCAGGCGTTCGGCGCCACTGTCACCTACGAGGTGGAGAAGAGTGACAACCACCCGTGGATGAAAATCGTCGACCTCGGTGGCGGCGCCGCGCTCAACATCTTCCAAGTCGCGGCCGACGACATCATCGGTGAGCGCCGGAGGCAGGGCCACCGCGGCGCCGTCGACCACTTCGGCCTCGCCGTCGACTCAAAGGCGACACTCGAAGAGGTGCAGCAGCGCCTCAAGGACGCCGGCGCCCAGGAAGTCGGGGAGATCCAGCAGTTGGGTCACGAGTGGTCGCTGTTCTTCCGCGACCCCGACGGGATGGAACTCGAGGTGTGCTGTCCGGCCGACTGAGCGGACTCACGCCGCGCGGCGTCCGGTGTAGGCGAGAAGTTTCGTCTGGATGTCGGCGTCGGGGGCGACGGGGATCTCCGGTTTGAACACGCCCTGCCGGTTCTCGGCGGTGAACTGCCCGTAGACGAAATTGAAGACGCCCTCGGCGAGGTCGGGCGGCATGGTGGCGTCCTGCTGGGTGGCGCGCGCGACGTCCCAGCCGTGGATGAGGAAGTCGCCGGCAGCGGCGCCGAGTCCGAAGCCCTTGTTCGCGAGCACGTCGGCGTCGGCGTAGCTCGCAACGATCGCATCGCGCACCGCCGTCAGATCGGCAGCCGGGTCGTCGCTGATCTGCGCCGGTGGCGTGGGCGCCGGCGGCGAGGCCTCGCGGCCCTCCGCGGTGGCGGCGAAGTACTGCTGGGTTTCGAGCATGTGGTCGAGGAGCGTGCGCAGGTTCCACTCGTCGCACGGGGTGGCGGCGTCGAGATCGTGGGCGCCGTTGACCTTCTCGATGGCCCACACCGACGCCTTTCGATAGAGATCGAGCAGTTCTGGTGGCATGCAGAGGTTTTACCCGCGCGCAATGGGAGCCAACGGGCGAAATCTGGCGTATGAGTTGCGCGTCAAAATCGCCGTGAACTCGTTGAACTAGTCCAGTGAGGAGCGACACGACGACGCGGCGGATTTGTCTCAGACACGTACTTATCGGCGTAACGGCCGGTCTGTTCTTGCTTTTGGGCGCGGTGACGCCCGCGGCGGCCCAGACCAACTATCCGTTGACCTCGAGCATCGAGTTGCGCGATGCCAACGGCAACCTCGTCACGTCGACCACACCGACCTGCCCGCGCGACGGAATCACC harbors:
- a CDS encoding GAF and ANTAR domain-containing protein yields the protein MLRHENLPSALDEICSIAVQSVPGAEGASLTSFSEAGPHAAAASDEWARTLDETQFVEREGPCLDAARSGFVFRVRDATAEARWPSYMPRAAKLGLRSMLSVPLTSEAKLIGALNLYSRQTDRFESEDVSLAEVIAGHASLAGQVAAALFQHKALADQLREAMASRATIEQAKGIIMVTRQCNPDDAFKTLVEQSQHENRKLRDVATDIVRRYTA
- a CDS encoding MFS transporter, whose translation is MSWPGATDAPPDPKRWIALFVLSMSLFIIVLDNTIVNVAVPTIVRELHTSVSALQWVISGYALAFASLLISFGRVGDVIGRRKLFFIGALLFAGGSAFASVSHSALQLFIGESLIEGVGAAMMLPATLAIISATFQGRERGLAFAVWGAVAGGAGALGPYIGGILTSDYSWRWAFRVNVIIAPAAVLAAVFVVRESRDDRGGGIDIPGLIVVTLGLLGVVFGIIEAARYGAVKAITSTRVLGLSPVPWSILAGAAFLAFFVVLEDSRAEQGKPVIFDFRDLVHRGFRYGLINTLVLAMGEFGAFFILPIFMQASLHLSAIRTGTWLLPAGACAFGGGWIGGLLSRRYGPKYVITVGLFFEAAGIVGYAIAFGPHTTFLSLLPALVLHGIGIGFATSQLTNVVLSDIPPQKAGSASGAAGMVRQVGTSLGIAVIGAILLSQAGSHIRGDLKSVPGLSPQAQAGIVDNVSNFDSAATRSGANPEIGGIVSRGIADGSVPAAGFAATVVFIGALLSMLVPNIPPDAHPGQLAQPSAAS
- a CDS encoding PIG-L family deacetylase → MSFADWADLPGDDVLQRIVVVSPHFDDAVQGAGLLLARHPGATVLTVFGGPPAAYPDPPSEWDALGGFASGDDVVALRRDEDVAALAVVGAAPRWLDFVDHQYLDAAARATADDVAAALRVALTDLAPTAIFVPFGLGNPDHDLTHAAARLLLDEFGDVAWYCYEDAGYKHIPGLLAWRISALFRSGWWPTPAVVPIDDDLARRTRALQAYASQIPPLQRDHLLDDRLDANLGEQHWRLARPLAGWEGLSELPG
- a CDS encoding VOC family protein, coding for MPITRGFNHVATLTTDMNLTVRFYEQAFGATVTYEVEKSDNHPWMKIVDLGGGAALNIFQVAADDIIGERRRQGHRGAVDHFGLAVDSKATLEEVQQRLKDAGAQEVGEIQQLGHEWSLFFRDPDGMELEVCCPAD
- a CDS encoding TIGR03086 family metal-binding protein, translated to MPPELLDLYRKASVWAIEKVNGAHDLDAATPCDEWNLRTLLDHMLETQQYFAATAEGREASPPAPTPPAQISDDPAADLTAVRDAIVASYADADVLANKGFGLGAAAGDFLIHGWDVARATQQDATMPPDLAEGVFNFVYGQFTAENRQGVFKPEIPVAPDADIQTKLLAYTGRRAA